A region from the Rhinoderma darwinii isolate aRhiDar2 chromosome 2, aRhiDar2.hap1, whole genome shotgun sequence genome encodes:
- the LOC142740350 gene encoding T-cell ecto-ADP-ribosyltransferase 2-like: protein MNHWVGSLSVLFAFIMMPTSQEQSQTLDLAEEAFDDQYLGCKRDMENKLEQNDVLQIEKSKNKKFKRAWEEANQLWALRKNDLQTKLPQAFKDDHGIALMTYTSFIREDFNNAARSAGKSYKSYMDNFDFKWLHFYLTAGHELLLQSNLRSRHTVYSGIDDNVEVTPNGSTYVKFGHFLYTSLQEDKSTVMGNKSLLVIHNYPGVNVEQFSQFSCEREVLVPGYEVFSLSPTEVEDVFELNTRKFCSNFNCAYIKGEYSKLSVHECVKAVASSGRIHGTVFSAAVTLLLVVVVTLL from the exons ATGAATCATTGGGTAGGAAGTTTGAGCGTCCTCTTTGCCTTTATCATGATGCCGACATCGCAG GAGCAAAGCCAAACTTTGGACCTTGCAGAAGAAGCATTCGATGACCAATACTTGGGGTGCAAACGGGACATGGAGAATAAACTTGAGCAAAATGATGTTCTTCAGAttgaaaagagtaaaaataagaaatttaagAGAGCCTGGGAAGAAGCCAATCAGCTGTGGGCGCTAAGGAAGAACGACCTACAGACCAAACTTCCGCAAGCGTTTAAAGATGATCACGGGATCGCTCTAATGACCTACACAAGTTTCATCAGAGAAGACTTCAACAACGCAGCGAGATCGGCAGGAAAGTCCTACAAAAGCTACATGGACAACTTTGACTTCAAATGGCTCCATTTTTACCTGACCGCCGGTCACGAGCTCCTGTTACAGAGTAATCTGCGCAGTCGCCACACAGTCTACAGTGGAATCGATGACAATGTCGAGGTGACGCCAAATGGCAGCACCTACGTCAAGTTTGGCCACTTCTTATATACATCGTTACAAGAGGACAAATCAACGGTTATGGGCAACAAGTCGTTATTAGTCATACACAATTATCCCGGGGTCAATGTCGAACAATTCTCCCAATTTTCCTGTGAACGAGAGGTTCTGGTCCCGGGATACGAGGTTTTCAGTCTCTCCCCAACGGAAGTGGAGGATGTTTTCGAACTCAATACAAGAAAATTTTGCAGCAATTTTAACTGTGCTTATATTAAGG GGGAGTACTCCAAGCTGTCTGTCCATGAATGTGTGAAGGCTGTAG CTTCCTCTGGCAGGATACACGGCACAGTCTTCTCCGCTGCAGTCACACTTCTCCTGGTGGTTGTGGTTACTCTCCTGTGA